Below is a genomic region from Desulfonispora thiosulfatigenes DSM 11270.
ATTATCTTACTGTTTGCGATGCTATCAGAACCATGAAAGTAAGGGGGGCTCCTGCAATTGGAGTAGCCGCAGCTTATGGTGTAGTATTAGCAAGTAAAGAATATGAAAATTTAGAGATAAATAATTTTAAAGAAAATTTATTAAAGGCTTGTGATGAATTAAACCAGACACGTCCTACAGCCGTTAATTTATTTTGGGCAATAGAGAGAATGAAAAAAATTATTAACAAGCATACAGAAGTGTCAGAGGTTATCCAGGAACTAGAAAAGGAAGCTATTTTCATAGAAACAGATGATTTAGAAATGAATCGTAAAATGGGTAGACATGGTAGTGCTCTTATTCCAAATAATGCTCGAATATTAACGCATTGTAATGCAGGAAGTCTTGCAACTGCTGGTTATGGTACAGCCTTAGGCGTAATTAGGGCTAGCTCTCAGCAAGGAAAAGTCTCTATGGTATATGTGGATGAAACTCGTCCTTTATTACAAGGGGCAAGACTAACTGCATATGAATTAATGGAAGATAATATTCCGATAACCTTAATATGTGATAATATGGCAGCTTACTGCATGCAATTAAAATTAATTGATTGTATTATCGTTGGTGCAGATCGAATTGCAGCTAATGGTGATGTTGCTAATAAAATTGGTACTTATGGCTTAGCTGTACTGGCTAAAGCACATAATATTCCTTTTTATGTGGCAGCTCCCGTATCTACCTTTGATTTTAGCTTAGAATCAGGAAAAGAAATACCTATAGAAGAAAGGGCAGCAGATGAAATAAGAAAAATAGGTGATGTTTATATAGCCCCACCTACTGCAAATGTCTTTAATCCTGCTTTTGACCTTACACCAAATGAACTTATTACGGCAATTATTACGGATAAAGGTGTAATAAAACCAAATTACACCCAAAATATTCAGAAGGTGCTGGGAAATGGAAATTAAAAAGCAAATAGTCGAAGTCGGTAAAAGAATGGTTAAACTCGGACTTGTAGCATCAACTTGGGGAAATATTAGTGCAAAGATAAATGAAAAAATATATATAACACCTAGTGGCATGGAATATGAACATTTAACAGAAGAAGATATTGTTTGTTTAGATTTAGATGGAAACTTAAAAGAGGGGCAGAGAAAGCCTTCAAGTGAGCTAAATTTACATATAGAGGTATATAAAAATAGACCTGAAATAACAGGAATTGTGCATACGCATAGCCTTTATGCTAGCGCTTATGCTGTAGTGAGAAAACCAATTTTACCATATATAGAAGATATGGCTCAGGTTGTCGGGGGAGAAGTCTTAGTTGCTGATTATGCTCTCCCAGGAACTAAAGAATTAGCCCAAAATGCCGTAAAGTCTTTAGGAAATAAAGGAGCAGTATTATTAGCAAATCATGGTGTAGTTGGGGTAGGAATAGATTTAGAAGAAGCATTTAAGGCTTGTTTATTAGTCGAAAAAACTGCGCAAATAGCAGCAATTGCAAGTAATATTGGTACACCCCATAGCCTAGAAGATAAAGACGTAGAATTAATGCGTGAGGGTTATTTAAAATATTATGGACAAAAGTTTTAACCTGACTAACTTGGCGTAAGTCTCCCGTCTCTTTAGACGAGAGTCAAACGCCAACTAAGTCATGCATTTGCAGTTCTAGAATTCAGGTAGAGTGGAAGAACCTCCACCTAAATTAAGAAATTGCTTTAAGGAGTGTTTAGATGTCAAAAATATTGATAAAAGATTCGTATATATTAACAATGGCGAGTTCGACAAATGAAAAACCAGTGATAGGTGATATTTTAATTGAAGATAATGTTATTACAAAGATAGGAAAATTCGAATGTACTGAGCAAGTAGAAATTATTGACGGAAAAAATACAATAGCCCTCCCTGGACTCATAAATTGCCACACTCATGCAGCCATGACTCTTTTAAGAGGTTACGCTGATGATATGGAGCTAATGCCATGGCTTGAAAATAAAATTTGGCCAAGAGAAGCAAAGCTCACCGAAGAACATATATATTGGGGTAGTATGTTAGCTTGTTTAGAAATGATTAAATCAGGTACAACTACTTTTGCAGATATGTATGTTTCTATGAATGAAGTAGCAAAAGCTGTTAGTGATAGCGGTATCAGAGCTTCCTTATCACGAGGAATAACTGGAGGTAATGGTAGAGGCGAAGATTCTTTAAAAGAAAGTAAAGAGTTTATAGAAAAATGGAGAAATGAAGAAAGAATTACCTGTATGCTAGGACCCCATGCTCCTTATACCTGTACAGATGATTATTTAGAGAAAATAATTAAACTTGGTAAGGAATTAAATGTAGGGATTCATATTCATCTAGCGGAAACTGAAACGGAGTTTTCTGATATAGAAAAGAGAACAGGCAAAACACCTGTAGAGCATATGAAAGATTTAGGTTTATTTGAACTTCCTGTACTTGCCGCACACTGTGTGCACTTAACCGAGGGGGATATAGGCATCTTAAAAGAGAATAATGTTGCAGTTGCTCATAATCCAGAAAGCAATCTTAAACTAGCTAGCGGTATAGCACCAGTACCTGAGCTTTTAGAAAAGGGAGTAATAGTAGGTCTAGGAACAGATGGAGCAGCAAGTAATAATAATTTAAATATGT
It encodes:
- the mtnA gene encoding S-methyl-5-thioribose-1-phosphate isomerase — protein: MKVVKFELDKLMLLDQTKLPLVLEYVECKDYLTVCDAIRTMKVRGAPAIGVAAAYGVVLASKEYENLEINNFKENLLKACDELNQTRPTAVNLFWAIERMKKIINKHTEVSEVIQELEKEAIFIETDDLEMNRKMGRHGSALIPNNARILTHCNAGSLATAGYGTALGVIRASSQQGKVSMVYVDETRPLLQGARLTAYELMEDNIPITLICDNMAAYCMQLKLIDCIIVGADRIAANGDVANKIGTYGLAVLAKAHNIPFYVAAPVSTFDFSLESGKEIPIEERAADEIRKIGDVYIAPPTANVFNPAFDLTPNELITAIITDKGVIKPNYTQNIQKVLGNGN
- a CDS encoding class II aldolase/adducin family protein; translated protein: MEIKKQIVEVGKRMVKLGLVASTWGNISAKINEKIYITPSGMEYEHLTEEDIVCLDLDGNLKEGQRKPSSELNLHIEVYKNRPEITGIVHTHSLYASAYAVVRKPILPYIEDMAQVVGGEVLVADYALPGTKELAQNAVKSLGNKGAVLLANHGVVGVGIDLEEAFKACLLVEKTAQIAAIASNIGTPHSLEDKDVELMREGYLKYYGQKF
- a CDS encoding amidohydrolase produces the protein MSKILIKDSYILTMASSTNEKPVIGDILIEDNVITKIGKFECTEQVEIIDGKNTIALPGLINCHTHAAMTLLRGYADDMELMPWLENKIWPREAKLTEEHIYWGSMLACLEMIKSGTTTFADMYVSMNEVAKAVSDSGIRASLSRGITGGNGRGEDSLKESKEFIEKWRNEERITCMLGPHAPYTCTDDYLEKIIKLGKELNVGIHIHLAETETEFSDIEKRTGKTPVEHMKDLGLFELPVLAAHCVHLTEGDIGILKENNVAVAHNPESNLKLASGIAPVPELLEKGVIVGLGTDGAASNNNLNMFEEMHMAALLHKANSKNPTVIPAYQALEMGTILGAKALGLDQEIGSLEVGKKADIILLDLHKAHLYPSHDIVANIIYSAQGSDVKTSIINGNIVMKDRKILAFDEEKVILEANRVAKELMKD